One region of Nitrospirota bacterium genomic DNA includes:
- the rpsS gene encoding 30S ribosomal protein S19, translating to MPRSVKKGPFVDASLMAKIEKLNQARDKKIIKTWSRRSTIVPEMLGHTLAVHNGKKFIPVYVTENLVGHKLGEFAPTRLFKGHGAAKTEKATAPK from the coding sequence ATGCCGAGATCAGTCAAGAAAGGCCCGTTCGTCGACGCCAGCTTGATGGCCAAGATCGAAAAACTCAACCAGGCCAGGGACAAAAAGATCATCAAAACGTGGTCGCGCCGGTCGACCATCGTGCCGGAGATGTTGGGACACACCTTGGCGGTTCACAACGGCAAGAAGTTCATCCCGGTGTACGTGACCGAGAATCTGGTCGGGCACAAGCTCGGGGAGTTCGCGCCCACGCGGCTCTTCAAAGGCCACGGCGCGGCCAAGACGGAGAAGGCGACGGCGCCGAAGTAG
- the rpsH gene encoding 30S ribosomal protein S8, which yields MSMTDPIADMLTRIRNAMMRRHESVLIPASRIKREIARLLKEEGFVRDARLVSHEGRQALKIELKYLNEEEPVIAGIERVSTPGRRVYVGYDRIPQVKGGYGIAVLSTNRGVLTDKQSRQAKVGGEVLCYVW from the coding sequence ATGAGTATGACCGATCCCATCGCCGACATGTTGACGCGTATTCGCAACGCGATGATGCGACGTCACGAGTCCGTCCTCATCCCGGCGTCTCGGATCAAACGCGAGATCGCCCGCCTGCTCAAAGAGGAAGGCTTTGTTCGCGATGCGCGTTTGGTGTCTCACGAGGGGCGACAGGCGCTCAAGATCGAGCTGAAATACCTCAACGAAGAAGAGCCGGTGATCGCGGGGATCGAACGCGTGAGCACCCCCGGTCGGCGCGTGTACGTGGGTTACGACCGCATCCCGCAGGTCAAAGGCGGTTACGGGATCGCGGTCCTCTCCACCAACCGTGGGGTCCTGACCGACAAGCAATCTCGGCAGGCCAAGGTCGGCGGAGAGGTATTGTGTTACGTGTGGTGA
- the rplP gene encoding 50S ribosomal protein L16 produces MLSPKKVKYRKMQKGRMNGKAYRGAALAFGDFGLKAMEPGWVTARQIEAARIAMTRYVKRGGRIWIRVFPDKPISKKPAETRMGKGKGNPELWVCVVKPGRILYEMEGVTQDVAKAAFRLAAFKLPIATRFIERGAEV; encoded by the coding sequence ATGCTTAGCCCCAAGAAAGTCAAATACCGCAAGATGCAAAAGGGCCGCATGAACGGCAAGGCCTATCGCGGCGCAGCGCTGGCGTTCGGGGACTTCGGCCTCAAGGCGATGGAACCGGGATGGGTCACCGCGCGGCAAATCGAGGCGGCGCGCATCGCCATGACCCGGTACGTCAAGCGCGGCGGACGGATCTGGATCCGCGTTTTCCCCGACAAGCCCATCAGCAAGAAGCCCGCGGAAACCCGGATGGGAAAAGGCAAGGGCAATCCCGAGCTGTGGGTTTGCGTGGTCAAGCCGGGCCGGATCCTCTATGAGATGGAAGGGGTGACGCAAGACGTGGCCAAGGCCGCGTTCCGGCTCGCCGCGTTCAAGCTCCCGATCGCGACCAGGTTCATCGAGCGCGGAGCGGAGGTGTAG
- the rplX gene encoding 50S ribosomal protein L24 codes for MIGTTLKSIEAMPTKARIKKGDTVVILAGKERGKQGKVLHVMPAQSKVVVEKLNLIKRHTKPGRSSKGGIVEKEGALALAKVMVVCPHCAKPARLGVALLDGGRRLRRCKRCGEIVDKG; via the coding sequence ATGATCGGGACGACACTCAAGTCGATTGAAGCAATGCCCACGAAGGCGCGGATCAAGAAGGGCGACACCGTGGTGATCCTGGCCGGCAAAGAACGCGGGAAGCAGGGCAAGGTCCTGCACGTGATGCCGGCCCAGTCCAAGGTGGTGGTGGAAAAACTCAACCTGATCAAACGCCACACCAAGCCCGGCCGCTCGAGCAAGGGCGGCATCGTGGAAAAGGAAGGCGCGCTCGCGCTCGCGAAGGTGATGGTGGTGTGTCCACACTGCGCCAAACCCGCCAGGCTCGGGGTCGCGCTGCTCGATGGTGGGCGACGGCTCCGCCGCTGCAAGCGGTGCGGAGAGATCGTGGATAAGGGCTAG
- the rplE gene encoding 50S ribosomal protein L5 — protein MAKTSTTEVPPLRTRYQEEVVPLLMKEFAYKNPMQVPRLEKVVLNVGMGEATSNGKLLEAAMGEVAQITGQRPMITKARKSIAGFKLRQGMSIGCKVTMRGQRMWEFLERLLHVALPRIRDFRGVLGRSFDGRGNYTLGVKEQLIFPEIKYDEISAIHGMDVTIVTTAKTDAEAKALLKHLGMPFRN, from the coding sequence ATGGCAAAGACCTCGACCACCGAAGTACCGCCCCTTCGCACGCGTTACCAAGAAGAAGTGGTGCCGCTGCTGATGAAGGAATTCGCCTACAAGAACCCGATGCAGGTGCCGCGACTGGAAAAGGTCGTGCTCAACGTCGGGATGGGCGAGGCCACCTCCAACGGTAAGCTGCTGGAAGCCGCGATGGGCGAGGTGGCCCAAATCACGGGACAACGTCCCATGATCACCAAGGCGCGCAAATCCATCGCCGGGTTCAAGCTGCGCCAGGGCATGTCCATCGGGTGCAAGGTGACGATGCGGGGCCAGCGCATGTGGGAGTTCCTCGAGCGCCTGCTGCACGTGGCGCTCCCGCGCATCCGCGATTTTCGCGGCGTGCTGGGGCGATCGTTCGACGGGCGGGGCAACTACACGCTGGGTGTCAAGGAGCAGCTGATTTTCCCCGAGATCAAATACGACGAGATCAGCGCGATTCACGGCATGGATGTGACGATCGTAACCACCGCCAAGACCGATGCGGAAGCCAAGGCCCTGCTCAAACACCTCGGCATGCCGTTCAGGAACTGA
- the rplN gene encoding 50S ribosomal protein L14 yields MIQIYTMLDVADNSGAKKVMCFHVFGGSKRRYATIGDVITVTVKEAIPQGSVKKGEVVKAVVVRTVKGVRREDGSYIKFDRNAAVLINAQGEPIGTRIFGPVARELRWKKFMKIISLAPEVL; encoded by the coding sequence ATGATCCAGATTTACACCATGCTCGATGTCGCCGACAATTCGGGCGCGAAGAAGGTGATGTGTTTTCACGTCTTCGGCGGGTCCAAGCGCCGGTACGCCACGATCGGCGACGTGATCACGGTCACGGTCAAAGAAGCCATTCCCCAGGGCAGCGTCAAGAAGGGGGAGGTGGTGAAGGCGGTGGTGGTTCGTACCGTCAAAGGCGTGCGTCGGGAGGACGGTTCCTACATCAAATTCGACCGCAACGCCGCGGTGCTGATCAACGCCCAGGGCGAACCGATCGGCACCCGAATCTTCGGGCCGGTCGCCCGAGAATTGAGATGGAAGAAGTTCATGAAGATCATTTCGTTGGCGCCCGAGGTGTTGTAG
- the rpmC gene encoding 50S ribosomal protein L29, whose protein sequence is MATDVKDLRGLTSEELAQKVRDLKKELFHLRVQNATGRVESPARFKAVRREVARVKTIARELGRTGAK, encoded by the coding sequence ATGGCGACCGACGTGAAGGACCTCCGAGGCCTGACAAGCGAAGAACTCGCGCAGAAGGTGCGGGATCTCAAGAAAGAATTGTTCCATCTGCGCGTGCAGAACGCGACCGGCCGGGTGGAGAGCCCGGCTCGGTTCAAGGCCGTCCGGCGCGAGGTCGCGCGGGTGAAAACCATTGCCCGCGAGTTGGGCCGCACGGGCGCCAAATGA
- the map gene encoding type I methionyl aminopeptidase — protein MIILKTPQEIELIAQASRVVASTIAFLRERVKPGVTTAELDRWAEDFIVREGARPAFKGYRGFPATLCTSVNEEVVHGIPSPQKRLEEGDIIGVDVGAIVEGYHGDAAVTLPVGQISEEAARLIRVTEDALDAGLAQVNVGNRLSDVSHAIQSVAEREGYSVVTDFVGHGIGRSLHEDPQVPNFGKPGEGPRLKQGLVLAIEPMVNVGGSEVEVLADRWTVVTRDRKLSAHFEHTIALTAEGPKVLTRAA, from the coding sequence ATGATCATCTTGAAGACACCGCAGGAGATCGAACTGATCGCCCAAGCCAGTCGGGTCGTGGCATCGACCATCGCGTTCCTCCGTGAACGGGTCAAGCCCGGCGTCACCACCGCCGAACTGGATCGCTGGGCCGAGGATTTCATCGTGCGTGAGGGCGCACGGCCCGCGTTCAAGGGGTACCGGGGATTCCCGGCGACGTTGTGCACCTCGGTGAACGAAGAGGTGGTGCACGGCATCCCGTCGCCGCAGAAACGGCTCGAGGAAGGCGACATTATCGGCGTGGACGTGGGCGCGATTGTCGAAGGGTATCACGGCGACGCGGCGGTGACCTTGCCGGTCGGCCAGATTTCGGAGGAGGCGGCTCGGCTCATCCGCGTCACGGAAGATGCCTTGGACGCCGGGTTGGCGCAGGTGAACGTGGGCAATCGGTTGTCCGATGTCTCGCACGCGATCCAGTCGGTGGCCGAGCGTGAAGGGTACTCCGTGGTGACTGATTTCGTGGGCCACGGCATCGGCCGGAGTCTCCACGAGGATCCGCAGGTGCCGAACTTCGGAAAACCCGGGGAGGGGCCTCGGCTCAAACAGGGATTGGTGTTGGCGATCGAGCCGATGGTCAACGTCGGTGGGAGCGAAGTGGAGGTGTTGGCCGATCGGTGGACCGTGGTGACCAGAGACCGGAAGCTGTCGGCGCACTTCGAGCACACCATCGCCCTGACCGCCGAAGGCCCGAAAGTGCTGACGCGCGCGGCGTAA
- the rpsC gene encoding 30S ribosomal protein S3 codes for MGHKVHPIGFRLGYIKSWNSRWFAGKEFAALLHEDLKVRKIVKGKLYHAGISRIEIERSGNQLRINLHTSRPGIIIGRKGAEVDKLKAEIEALTKRQVAINIREIKKPEVDAQLVAENIALQLEKRIAFRRAMKKAVVSALRLGAKGIRVACAGRLGGGEIARTEWYREGRVPLHTLRADIDYGLAEAKTTYGQIGVKVWIYRGELAPGAALAVADERGMKAHA; via the coding sequence GTGGGGCATAAGGTCCACCCGATCGGTTTCCGATTGGGTTACATCAAGTCGTGGAACTCGCGTTGGTTCGCGGGCAAGGAGTTCGCCGCGCTCTTGCACGAAGACCTCAAGGTCCGCAAGATCGTCAAAGGCAAGCTGTACCACGCCGGGATCTCGCGGATCGAAATCGAGCGGTCGGGCAACCAACTCCGGATCAACCTGCACACCTCAAGACCCGGGATCATCATCGGACGAAAAGGGGCCGAGGTGGACAAGCTCAAGGCGGAGATCGAAGCGCTGACCAAACGCCAGGTGGCGATCAACATCCGGGAGATCAAGAAACCCGAAGTGGACGCGCAACTGGTGGCCGAGAATATCGCCCTTCAATTGGAGAAGCGCATCGCCTTTCGTCGCGCGATGAAGAAGGCGGTGGTCTCCGCGCTCCGTTTGGGCGCCAAGGGCATCAGGGTCGCGTGTGCGGGTCGATTGGGCGGCGGCGAAATCGCACGGACGGAGTGGTACCGCGAGGGGCGGGTTCCCCTGCACACCCTGCGCGCCGATATCGACTACGGCCTGGCCGAGGCCAAAACCACCTACGGTCAGATCGGCGTGAAAGTCTGGATTTACCGGGGCGAACTGGCGCCGGGAGCCGCGCTCGCGGTCGCTGATGAGCGGGGGATGAAGGCCCATGCTTAG
- the rplF gene encoding 50S ribosomal protein L6 — protein MSRIGRKELAVPKGVDVKVAGGLVRVKGPKGELSKTIHPRVSVQVENGQIRVGRSTDEKTDRSLHGTVRNEIKNMVEGVTQGYERVLEISGVGYRAQLQGKKLLLSLGHTHQIEFPLPAGIDAAVDKQTTVTLKGIDKYVLGQAAAKIRAMRKPEPYKGKGVKYAGEHIIRKEGKTGK, from the coding sequence ATGTCGAGGATCGGGCGTAAAGAGTTGGCGGTTCCCAAGGGGGTCGACGTGAAGGTCGCGGGAGGCCTCGTCCGGGTGAAAGGCCCGAAGGGCGAGCTTTCCAAGACGATCCACCCGCGGGTGTCGGTTCAGGTGGAGAACGGCCAGATCCGAGTAGGCCGCTCCACCGACGAGAAGACCGACCGCTCCCTCCACGGCACGGTCAGGAACGAGATCAAGAACATGGTCGAGGGCGTGACCCAGGGGTATGAACGGGTGCTGGAGATCAGCGGCGTGGGGTACCGCGCCCAACTGCAGGGCAAGAAGCTGCTCCTGAGCCTGGGGCACACGCACCAGATCGAGTTTCCGTTGCCAGCGGGGATCGACGCGGCGGTCGACAAACAGACCACAGTCACGCTGAAGGGAATCGACAAGTACGTGCTCGGCCAGGCCGCGGCCAAGATTCGGGCGATGCGAAAGCCCGAGCCCTACAAGGGCAAGGGCGTCAAGTACGCGGGCGAACACATCATCCGCAAGGAAGGAAAGACCGGCAAGTAG
- a CDS encoding type Z 30S ribosomal protein S14: protein MARKAIIHKSLQPQKFAVRQYHRCRSCGRVRGYMRKFALCRICFRNFSLRGDIPGVVKASW, encoded by the coding sequence ATGGCACGCAAGGCAATCATCCATAAATCCCTCCAGCCGCAAAAATTCGCGGTTCGCCAGTACCATCGCTGCCGGTCCTGCGGCCGCGTGCGGGGCTACATGAGAAAATTCGCCCTCTGCCGGATCTGCTTCCGCAACTTCAGCCTGCGGGGGGATATCCCCGGCGTGGTGAAGGCGAGCTGGTAG
- the rpsQ gene encoding 30S ribosomal protein S17 has translation MRPRAEPTKDRSNTPKSVVGRVVSNKMQKTVVVAVEWTIVHPQYKKVVRRSTRYMAHDDRNCGVGDLVRLSETRPLSKRKRWRVVSILERAVEIGKAAQEPTAS, from the coding sequence ATGAGGCCCCGCGCGGAGCCCACGAAGGATCGCTCCAACACACCCAAATCGGTGGTGGGGCGGGTCGTGAGCAATAAGATGCAGAAGACCGTGGTGGTCGCGGTCGAGTGGACGATCGTTCACCCGCAGTATAAGAAGGTGGTCCGACGGAGCACCCGTTACATGGCTCACGACGACCGGAACTGCGGCGTGGGGGACCTGGTCCGACTATCGGAGACGCGTCCGTTGTCCAAGCGCAAGCGCTGGCGGGTGGTTTCGATCCTCGAACGGGCCGTGGAAATCGGGAAGGCCGCCCAGGAGCCGACGGCGTCATGA
- the rplV gene encoding 50S ribosomal protein L22, with the protein MAEAKAVLKFVRIAPRKARSVIDLIRGKRAGDALSVLKFTSRGAARVVEKVLRSAIANAENRDIGDVDDLVVSHAVVDQGPTLKRIQPAPQGRAHAIHKRMSHITVVVTPKPRPARRAAATGTAKGAEHRGA; encoded by the coding sequence ATGGCAGAGGCAAAAGCGGTCCTCAAGTTCGTACGGATCGCCCCCCGCAAGGCGCGAAGCGTGATCGATCTGATCCGCGGCAAGCGCGCGGGAGACGCGCTCTCGGTGCTGAAGTTCACCTCGAGGGGCGCGGCTCGCGTGGTCGAAAAGGTGCTGCGGTCAGCCATCGCGAACGCGGAAAATCGGGACATCGGCGACGTGGACGACTTGGTGGTGAGCCACGCGGTGGTTGATCAGGGTCCGACGCTCAAGCGGATCCAGCCGGCGCCGCAGGGACGCGCGCACGCGATCCACAAACGGATGAGCCACATCACCGTCGTCGTCACGCCGAAACCGCGTCCCGCGCGGCGCGCGGCGGCGACCGGCACAGCGAAGGGAGCGGAGCACCGTGGGGCATAA
- the secY gene encoding preprotein translocase subunit SecY has product MFERLVTNLQNVFKIPELRQRIFFTLAMLAVYRVAAHVPTPGINGEELSKFLHQEGGALMGFLDMFSGGALARVTIVALGIMPYISASIILQLLTVVVPALTKLAKEGERGRKKIIQYTRYGTIGIGLIQSFGIAVGLEKMNGGVFVQQPGWSFRLMTMITITAGTAFLMWLGEQITERGIGNGISLIIFAGIVANIPSALINTYNLWDTGQLSSVFLIALAVMMVGVTAAIVFLESGRRKVPVQYAKRVVGRRVYGGQNTHIPLKINTAGVIPPIFASSLIAFPATIAGFIQIAWVQSLSQQLAPGSALYTVLYVGLIIFFAFFYTAVVLNPVDMADNMKKYGGFIPGIRPGQKTSDYIYRVLTRVTFAGSIYLAVVCVIPELLIYQAGLPFFFGGTSLLIVVGVGLDTAQQIETHMITRNYEGFMRKGRLKGRSG; this is encoded by the coding sequence GTGTTCGAACGGCTCGTCACGAATCTCCAGAACGTCTTCAAGATTCCGGAGCTGCGCCAGCGGATTTTCTTCACGTTGGCGATGCTGGCCGTGTACCGCGTCGCGGCGCACGTGCCGACCCCGGGTATCAACGGCGAAGAACTGAGCAAGTTCCTCCATCAGGAAGGCGGCGCCCTGATGGGTTTTCTGGACATGTTCTCCGGCGGCGCGCTGGCCAGAGTCACCATCGTGGCCCTGGGGATCATGCCGTACATTTCGGCCTCCATCATCCTGCAGTTGTTGACGGTGGTGGTGCCGGCCCTGACCAAGTTGGCGAAGGAGGGGGAGCGGGGGCGCAAGAAGATCATCCAGTACACGCGGTACGGGACCATCGGCATCGGCCTTATTCAATCGTTCGGCATCGCCGTGGGGTTGGAGAAGATGAACGGCGGGGTGTTCGTACAGCAACCGGGCTGGTCGTTCCGCCTGATGACCATGATCACCATCACGGCGGGCACGGCCTTTCTCATGTGGCTCGGAGAGCAGATCACCGAACGCGGCATCGGGAACGGGATTTCGTTGATCATCTTCGCGGGGATCGTGGCGAACATTCCCAGCGCGCTCATCAACACCTATAACCTGTGGGACACGGGGCAGTTGAGCAGCGTGTTCCTGATCGCGCTGGCCGTCATGATGGTGGGCGTGACCGCGGCGATCGTGTTCCTGGAAAGCGGGCGGCGAAAGGTGCCGGTGCAGTACGCCAAACGGGTGGTGGGACGTCGGGTCTATGGGGGACAGAACACGCACATTCCGCTCAAGATCAATACCGCGGGCGTGATCCCGCCGATCTTCGCGTCGAGCCTGATCGCGTTTCCGGCCACGATCGCGGGGTTCATCCAGATCGCGTGGGTGCAGAGCCTCTCGCAGCAACTGGCGCCGGGTTCGGCGTTGTACACGGTGTTGTACGTCGGGTTGATCATCTTTTTCGCGTTCTTTTACACCGCGGTGGTCTTGAATCCGGTGGACATGGCGGACAACATGAAAAAGTACGGCGGGTTCATTCCCGGGATCAGACCGGGGCAGAAGACGTCGGACTACATTTACCGGGTGCTGACCCGCGTGACGTTTGCCGGGTCGATTTACCTCGCCGTCGTCTGCGTGATTCCGGAGTTGTTGATCTATCAAGCCGGGCTGCCGTTCTTCTTCGGCGGCACGTCGCTGCTGATCGTCGTTGGAGTGGGCCTCGACACCGCGCAGCAGATCGAGACCCACATGATCACCAGAAACTACGAAGGCTTTATGCGGAAGGGGCGGCTCAAGGGCCGCAGCGGGTAG
- the rplO gene encoding 50S ribosomal protein L15 translates to MRLDQLAPARGAKKKEKRIGRGIGSGHGKTSTKGHKGQGARSGGTKAPGFEGGQNPMIRRAPKRGFVNIFREAPSVVNLDRLAGFDATDAVTPERLKAAGVIKASAATVKILGDGTLAAPLTIQAHAFSRRAKEKIEAAGGKAVVIEALPRH, encoded by the coding sequence ATTCGGCTGGATCAGCTCGCTCCTGCGCGGGGCGCGAAGAAGAAAGAAAAGCGGATCGGCCGCGGCATCGGTTCCGGTCACGGCAAGACCTCGACCAAGGGCCACAAGGGGCAGGGCGCCCGTTCCGGCGGGACGAAGGCTCCGGGATTCGAAGGCGGCCAGAATCCGATGATCCGCCGCGCGCCGAAGCGCGGGTTCGTGAATATTTTTCGCGAGGCGCCGTCGGTCGTGAACCTTGATCGACTGGCGGGCTTCGACGCGACCGACGCGGTCACGCCCGAACGACTGAAGGCCGCCGGCGTGATCAAGGCGTCGGCCGCGACGGTCAAGATTCTCGGAGACGGGACGCTGGCCGCTCCGCTGACGATCCAGGCGCACGCGTTCAGCCGGCGCGCAAAGGAGAAGATCGAAGCGGCTGGTGGAAAGGCGGTGGTTATCGAAGCCTTGCCGCGGCACTGA
- a CDS encoding adenylate kinase, giving the protein MRVVFIGPPGVGKGTQAQRLAAAQGIAKISTGDVLREAVRNNTPLGRQAKTFMEAGALVPDEVVIGMLAERLKADDTKPGYLLDGFPRTIPQAEALDAMLASRGERLDRAVAFQAGADLIVDRLSGRRGCPKCGRVYHVKYDPSPQGTRCGACGTELIQRDDDREETIRKRLAVYERETAPLLAYYQARGLLTMIDGSAPIEQVAARVEAALLSPRAV; this is encoded by the coding sequence GTGAGGGTGGTCTTTATCGGCCCCCCGGGGGTGGGCAAGGGCACGCAGGCGCAACGGTTGGCCGCGGCGCAGGGGATCGCGAAGATCTCCACCGGCGACGTGCTGCGGGAAGCGGTGCGCAACAATACGCCGTTGGGCCGTCAGGCCAAGACGTTTATGGAGGCTGGCGCATTGGTGCCCGATGAAGTCGTGATCGGGATGCTGGCCGAGCGCCTGAAAGCCGACGACACCAAGCCGGGGTATCTCTTGGACGGATTTCCGCGGACGATTCCCCAGGCGGAAGCGCTGGACGCGATGCTCGCGTCGCGCGGCGAACGGCTGGACCGCGCGGTCGCGTTTCAAGCGGGGGCCGACCTGATCGTGGATCGTCTGTCCGGCCGACGCGGGTGTCCGAAATGCGGGAGGGTGTATCACGTGAAATACGACCCGTCGCCGCAAGGGACCCGATGTGGGGCGTGCGGAACCGAACTCATCCAGCGTGACGACGACCGCGAGGAGACGATACGGAAACGATTGGCGGTGTACGAGCGTGAAACCGCGCCGCTCCTGGCGTATTATCAAGCGCGCGGCCTGTTGACGATGATCGACGGCTCGGCGCCGATCGAGCAGGTCGCGGCGCGCGTTGAGGCGGCGCTGCTCTCGCCGCGGGCGGTATGA
- the rpmJ gene encoding 50S ribosomal protein L36 — MKVRSSIKTICAKCKIIKRRGVVRVICENPRHKQRQG; from the coding sequence ATGAAAGTGCGATCATCGATTAAAACGATTTGTGCGAAGTGCAAGATCATCAAGCGTCGCGGAGTCGTTCGCGTAATTTGCGAGAACCCGCGGCACAAACAGCGACAAGGGTAG
- the rplR gene encoding 50S ribosomal protein L18 — protein MSTNAKDKVEARQRRHRRVRKRVIGTKSRLRLSVFRSNRYLYCQIIDDLDGRTVVSASTLEPSIRERVKHNSIEAAKALGAAVAERAKAANVVAVVFDRGGYLYHGRLKALADAAREAGLQF, from the coding sequence ATGAGCACAAATGCCAAAGATAAAGTCGAGGCCCGCCAGCGCAGACACCGTCGCGTGCGGAAGCGGGTGATCGGCACCAAGAGCCGTCTGCGGTTGTCGGTGTTCCGAAGCAATCGCTATCTGTACTGTCAAATCATCGACGACCTCGATGGGCGGACCGTGGTCTCGGCCTCCACGCTGGAACCCTCGATTCGCGAGCGGGTGAAACACAACTCGATCGAGGCGGCGAAGGCCCTGGGTGCGGCGGTGGCTGAGCGCGCCAAGGCGGCGAACGTGGTGGCGGTGGTTTTTGATCGCGGGGGCTACCTGTATCACGGCAGGCTCAAAGCGCTTGCGGACGCCGCGCGTGAAGCGGGATTGCAATTCTAG
- the rpmD gene encoding 50S ribosomal protein L30, which produces MGPQTPSATPATTPTGSRLAITLVRSPIGRPAKHKAIVKGLGFRKLQQTVIRPDNPAIRGMVAAISHMVLVEPHTEGRS; this is translated from the coding sequence ATGGGTCCGCAAACTCCGAGCGCAACGCCGGCGACGACACCAACGGGTTCCCGCCTGGCCATCACTCTGGTGAGAAGCCCGATCGGCCGCCCGGCGAAGCACAAAGCCATCGTCAAGGGGTTGGGATTTCGTAAGCTGCAACAGACGGTGATCCGACCGGACAATCCGGCCATTCGGGGGATGGTGGCCGCGATCTCGCATATGGTCCTGGTCGAACCCCACACCGAAGGACGGTCATGA
- the rpsM gene encoding 30S ribosomal protein S13, translated as MARIAGIDLPRDKRVEIGLTAIYGIGRSSALKILRQANVDPATRVKALQEGEVVRLRDIVDREYKVEGDLRRETAMNIKRLMDIGCYRGLRHRRGLPVRGQRTHTNAKTRKGPNRRGIGAKKKEK; from the coding sequence ATGGCGCGTATCGCTGGAATTGATTTGCCGCGGGACAAGCGGGTCGAGATCGGGTTGACCGCGATCTACGGCATCGGTCGGTCCTCGGCGCTCAAGATTTTGCGGCAGGCGAACGTGGATCCCGCCACGCGGGTCAAGGCCCTCCAGGAAGGCGAGGTGGTCCGCCTGAGGGACATCGTCGACCGCGAGTACAAGGTGGAGGGGGATCTCCGCCGCGAGACGGCGATGAACATCAAGCGTCTGATGGACATCGGGTGTTATCGTGGGCTGCGTCACCGCCGCGGCCTCCCGGTTCGGGGTCAGCGAACGCACACCAACGCCAAGACCCGGAAGGGACCGAACCGACGCGGGATCGGCGCGAAGAAAAAAGAAAAGTAG
- the infA gene encoding translation initiation factor IF-1, translated as MAKEDTIEVQGTIVEPLPNAMFRVALENGHKVLAHISGKMRMHYIKILPGDKVTVELSQYDLTRGRITYRFSK; from the coding sequence ATGGCGAAGGAAGATACAATCGAAGTGCAGGGGACGATTGTCGAACCCCTCCCCAACGCCATGTTCCGGGTGGCGCTGGAGAACGGCCACAAGGTGTTGGCGCATATTTCCGGGAAGATGCGGATGCACTATATCAAGATCCTCCCCGGGGACAAGGTCACGGTCGAATTGTCGCAGTACGATCTGACCAGGGGACGCATCACGTACCGTTTCAGCAAGTAG
- the rpsE gene encoding 30S ribosomal protein S5 — protein MERVNPDELTLKDKVVYINRVAKVVKGGKRFSFAAIVVVGDGQGYVGVGKGKAAEVPEAIRKAVEHAKKSLVRVPIKDDTIPYEIVGRCGAERIMMKPAAEGTGIIAGGAVRSVMEISGIRNILCKSLGSGNPYNVVKATLNGLTALRDPDTLTRMRGVRAVEPAEVGA, from the coding sequence TTGGAACGTGTCAATCCGGATGAGCTGACCTTAAAGGACAAGGTCGTGTATATCAACCGTGTGGCCAAGGTGGTGAAGGGCGGCAAGCGGTTCAGTTTTGCGGCGATCGTTGTGGTCGGCGACGGCCAGGGGTACGTCGGTGTGGGCAAAGGCAAGGCCGCGGAAGTCCCTGAGGCGATCCGCAAGGCCGTCGAGCACGCCAAGAAAAGCCTGGTGCGAGTGCCGATCAAAGACGATACCATCCCGTACGAGATCGTCGGGCGGTGCGGGGCCGAACGGATCATGATGAAGCCCGCCGCGGAGGGAACGGGAATTATCGCGGGCGGCGCCGTGCGTTCGGTAATGGAGATCTCCGGGATTCGGAATATCCTCTGCAAGTCGTTGGGGAGCGGGAATCCCTACAACGTGGTCAAGGCCACGCTCAACGGTCTGACGGCGCTGCGCGACCCGGACACGCTCACGAGGATGCGGGGCGTGCGGGCGGTCGAGCCGGCCGAGGTGGGAGCGTGA